CATACAAACTAGAAACTGCTAAGGTTAAGCCAATTAGCCCAGTTGCGATCATATTGTTGGTTGTTAGACGCATGGATTTAAATCTTCCTCTAAATCGAATTTATGTATTGTTAATTAAGGTAAAACTTGCTTAAAAGGTTTAACGGTGACTTGTTGGTAAACGCCTGCGGCTAGATAAGGATCTGCATTAGCCCATGCTTGTGCTGCCGCTAGCGAATCGAATTCGGCAATAATTACACTGCCCGTAAAACCGGCTTCACCGGGATCATTCGAGTCGATGGCGGGATTTGGTCCAGCAATCACTAAGCGTCCTTGCTCTCGTAAAAGTTGTAAACGTTCCACATGCGCTGGTCTAGCTGCCAGCCGTGCCCCTAAACTGTTGTCTACATCTTGACCGATAATGACATATAACATTTCGCTTGTGTCCTTAAATCTTTGTAACTTATGGCTTAGATTCAACAGCGTATTTTTGCAGGTAAAACACTTGCAAGATGATGAATATAAAGGTTAATCCAAAGACCCCAAACATTTTGAAATCAACCCAAAAATCTTCACTAAAATTATAGGCAATAATTAGATTTAATACACCGATTGCGGCGAAAAATCCAGCCCACATTGTATTTACTTTCTGCCAAATCGCTTTAGGTACTTGAATGGCATTAGACATCATACGTTCAGCAATCGTTTTACGACTACCCACAAATTGACTAGCTATAAAGGCAATAGCAAACGCCCAGTTAATAATACTGACCTTCCATTTGATAAACATCGGGTCTTTGAGCAATAGGGTTAGCGTGCCAAATACAAGTAAGATACCTAGGGTGATTAAGTGCATCCGTTCAAAACGCTTATATTTTACGTAATACAGCACGTTCTGAAGTAGGGTCGCTAAAATAATCACCAACGTTGCAAATAAGATGGCATCTTTCGGTTGAGATTGATCCAATTGAATCAGTGGCAATTGATTGGCGGCTTGAATTAACGCAGGCGGTACGCTGGCAAACAGCTTATAAGCAGCAAAGAACAGCGCGACCGGGAAAAAGTCAAACAGAAACTTCATGTAAGTTGGTATAATTGCTTAAAGTTTTCCATTCTAAACGATAAACGGACAATGAGTCAGTATTTTCAAATCCACCCAGAGAATCCACAAATTCGCCTGATACGCCAAGCGATTCAGATTATACGTACCGGCGGGGTGGTGGTATTTCCCACCGATTCTAGCTACGCGATTGGTTGCCAATTAGATGATAAAGCGGCTATGGAGCGCATTCAGCGCATTCGTAAATTAGATAGCAAACATAATTTTACGTTGATGTGCCGTGATCTTTCAGAAATTGCAAATTATGCCTTAGTGGATAATATCAATTATCGACTGATCAAATCGCTAACTCCCGGCCCTTACACCTTTATTTTAAAAGCCACTAAGGAAGTGCCACGCCGCTTGCTCAATCCTAAGCGTAAAACCATCGGGGTACGGATTCCCGATCATGCGATTACCTTAGCTTTATTAGAAGAGTTAAACGAGCCGCTGATGTCCAGCACCTTAATTCTGCCGGGCGATGAGTTTCCAATGACCGACCCGTATCAAATTCGGGTTTATTTGGAACATCAAGTTGATCTGATTGTTGATGGTGGCTTCTCAGGACATGAACCTACAACTGTCGTCGATTTAATGGATGAACATCCAGTGGTATTGCGTGAAGGTAAGGGCAGTATTGATTGGTTAGTGCAACATTGATTAAGCACTTGCCAGCACTTTTCTTGTAGAATCAGTCACTCGATATCAGCTTAATAAAAGGGAATAGCGTGAGTACGACGCCAACACAGAAATTGCGTATTCTTTCTGGAATGCGCCCTACCGGTTTATTGCATCTGGGGCATTACCACGGTGTTATTAAAAATTGGGTGGAGATGCAGAATCAATATGACTGCTTTTTCTTTGTGGCAGATTGGCACGCATTAACCACGCATTACGAAACGCCGGATAATATTTCGCAGCATGTGGAAGATTTAGCGATTGATTGGCTAGCCGCTGGGCTTGATCCTGAAAAAGCTACGATTTTCGTGCAATCGCAAGTGCCACAACACGCGGAATTAAACTTAGCGTTATCTATGATTACGCCCTTAGGTTGGTTGGAGCGTGTTCCCACCTATAAAGATCAACAGGAAAAGTTGAAAGAACGGGATTTAGCAACGTATGGCTTTTTAGGTTATCCCCTGTTGCAATCAGCGGATATTCTGCTTTATAAGGCGGATTTAGTGCCGGTGGGTGAAGATCAAGTGGCGCATATTGAATTGACCCGTGAAGTCGCACGCCGCTTTAACCATTTATACGGGCGTGAAGCCAATCACGAAGCCAATTTAGAACAAAGCTTGGCAAAAATGAGCAAAAAGCACGCAAAATCTTTTAAAGATTTACGTCGCCAATACCAAGAGCAAGGCAATGCGGAGGCTTTAGTCTGGGGACGTAATTTGTTGGCAGAACAACATAATTTGTCGGCAGAGGATCGTGAGCGTTTATTGGGTTATTTGGACGGTACAGGTAAGGTAATTTTACCCGAACCCCAAGCGGCTTTAACCAAAGCGTCCAAAATGCCGGGCTTAGATGGGCAGAAAATGTCGAAGTCGTATAACAATACGATTGCCTTGCGGGATTCTGCGGAAACGGTAGATAAGAAAATCCGCACGATGCCAACTGATACCAATCGAGTGCGCCGTACTGATCCGGGTGAACCTAGCCGTTGTCCAGTTTGGCAGTTGCATGAAATTTATTCAGATGAGGCGACGAAAGAATGGGTACAACAAGGCTGTCGTAGCGCTGGTATTGGCTGTATTGAATGCAAGCAACCGATTATTAAAGCAGTACAAGCGGAATTAGCACCCATGCAAGCGCGCGCGGCTGAATTAGAAGCTGATCGTAATAAAGTACGTGAGATTTTAGCCGCAGGTGCGGAAAAAGCGCGAGTGGTGGCCAAGCAAACCATGCACGATGTGATGAGCGCTATGCGCTTTACGCATTATCAATAAATGAACGACAGGGTAACTTCCTTACCCTTTGCGGTGGTGCGTGGCGAGCAAGTCGTTACGCTGCCGCAAGATTTATACATTCCCCCCGATGCCTTAGAAATATTCTTAGAGGCATTTGAAGGCCCGCTGGACTTATTGCTGTATTTAATTCGACGGCAAAATTTTGATATTTGTGATATTCCGATTGCACAAATTACTGAGCAATATATGGCGTATGTCGAATTAATGCAGGAATTTAAACTGGATTTAGCCGCTGAATATCTGCTAATGGCAGCCATGTTGGCAGAAATTAAATCGCGTTTATT
This DNA window, taken from Candidatus Thiocaldithrix dubininis, encodes the following:
- a CDS encoding tryptophan--tRNA ligase, which codes for MSTTPTQKLRILSGMRPTGLLHLGHYHGVIKNWVEMQNQYDCFFFVADWHALTTHYETPDNISQHVEDLAIDWLAAGLDPEKATIFVQSQVPQHAELNLALSMITPLGWLERVPTYKDQQEKLKERDLATYGFLGYPLLQSADILLYKADLVPVGEDQVAHIELTREVARRFNHLYGREANHEANLEQSLAKMSKKHAKSFKDLRRQYQEQGNAEALVWGRNLLAEQHNLSAEDRERLLGYLDGTGKVILPEPQAALTKASKMPGLDGQKMSKSYNNTIALRDSAETVDKKIRTMPTDTNRVRRTDPGEPSRCPVWQLHEIYSDEATKEWVQQGCRSAGIGCIECKQPIIKAVQAELAPMQARAAELEADRNKVREILAAGAEKARVVAKQTMHDVMSAMRFTHYQ
- a CDS encoding septation protein A, giving the protein MKFLFDFFPVALFFAAYKLFASVPPALIQAANQLPLIQLDQSQPKDAILFATLVIILATLLQNVLYYVKYKRFERMHLITLGILLVFGTLTLLLKDPMFIKWKVSIINWAFAIAFIASQFVGSRKTIAERMMSNAIQVPKAIWQKVNTMWAGFFAAIGVLNLIIAYNFSEDFWVDFKMFGVFGLTFIFIILQVFYLQKYAVESKP
- a CDS encoding YciI family protein: MLYVIIGQDVDNSLGARLAARPAHVERLQLLREQGRLVIAGPNPAIDSNDPGEAGFTGSVIIAEFDSLAAAQAWANADPYLAAGVYQQVTVKPFKQVLP
- a CDS encoding L-threonylcarbamoyladenylate synthase, producing the protein MSQYFQIHPENPQIRLIRQAIQIIRTGGVVVFPTDSSYAIGCQLDDKAAMERIQRIRKLDSKHNFTLMCRDLSEIANYALVDNINYRLIKSLTPGPYTFILKATKEVPRRLLNPKRKTIGVRIPDHAITLALLEELNEPLMSSTLILPGDEFPMTDPYQIRVYLEHQVDLIVDGGFSGHEPTTVVDLMDEHPVVLREGKGSIDWLVQH